The genomic segment CAAATCGGTGTCGTTGCCTGCTTGAATGAGTCCATCTGGCGAATTCGGCGGTCCGGCCAGCCGAAAGACGACAAGCTGCTGGGCGCCTTCGCTGTTGCTTAGCAGCTGGTAACCGCCGTCGCGATGCTTTTTCAAATCCTCAAAAATTTTCATGTATTCCGATTTGCTTAGCTCTGGTGTCCACGTTTCACCGCTAGTTGTTAATACCGTTCGTTCTCCTGTGCTGCTCACATAGGCAAGAGATAGGCCTGGTTGAGTAATCGTAGGCATATTGCTTGGCCCTTCCTGCGAAGGCGGCGGTGAAGATGTGGAATCATCCGGTGCCATCCCACCGTTAATAGGCGATTTTCTCGGGTAAGCGGGTTTGCCGTCCGAATGCCACTGGGGAGGCATCGCCTGAATTTGCGCTTCCAAAGCCTCGGCTCGATTATTATATATAAAGTCCTTCATCAATACGTATTGCAGCGTTCCAATTAACAGAAGCAGCCCTGCCAGTACGAACAGCGAACGGCTAAGCAGCTGATAGCGCAGCGATTCGGGTTTTAGGAGGCGAAGCAGCAGCGGAGCTTTGCGGTCCGTCATGGCAAATCCATACGGTAGCCAGAGCCGCGCAGCGTGCGAATAAGCCGGTGCTCCTTGTCCTGCAGCTTTTCGCGCAGCGAACGAATGTACACCTCAACGATATTTTCCTCGCCGCCAAAATGATAGCCCCATACTTTGTCCAAAATAAGCGCCTTGCTCAGCACAATGCCGTTGTTCATTACAATAAATTTCAGCAGCTCATATTCGGTAGGCGACAGCTCCAGCACTTGATCCATGTACGACAGCTCTTTGCGCAAATCGTCGATGCGGAACGGTCCGTATACGACTTCCCCGAGCAAATTCGGAAACTGATTGCGAAGCCTCGCTTGAATGCGGGCAAGCAATTCCTCAAAGCTGAACGGCTTAATGACATAATCGTCAGCACCAATGCGCAGCCCTTTCACGCGATCCTGCGTTTCATCTTTGGCAGTCAGCATAATAATGGCGATATTATCGCCCGTTGCTTTAAGCGCCTGGCAAACTTCAAAGCCGTTCATGCCCGGCATCATCACATCCAAAATGACAACATGGGGCCTAAAGTCGCTAGCGACCATAATCGCTTCCTCGCCATTGCTGGCTGTCCGAACATCCGCGCCTTCATTCAACAGGCCAAGCTCCAAAAACTGCACGATATGGGGCTCGTCATCAACAAGCAGCAGCTTAATTCCTTTTACCGACATTTTATCATCTCCAGTTTTACAAACGATTGCTACTTAATACGGACGATCTCATGAGAAAGTCTACCATGTTTGCAATTCTTGTTCAAACCTAGGATAGCCCTGCGGTCAGGGCGGTCTTTTATGTGTTTGTTAAGTGGTTTTTTGTAGAATGTAGTCGATTAGAGTCGAAGGAGGCGGTCAATAGTGATGAATAGGGGATACGTCAAGCATTTTTCAAGAAAATTATGGATATGGAGCATAATCATCTCAATGGTTGTGCTTCCTGTATCGGGAGTTTCAGCGCAAGCCGAAAATTGGAGTCAGTATGCGAAGCTTGGTATAACGATGAATGACAAGCTAGGTTCTTTTAATCTGCCCGTTAGCGTTTCGGTATATGGCAGTAATAGCGTATACGTTGCCGATTCGAACAACCATCGCATCCAGAGGCTGAATGTGTCTACGGGAGAATGGAGCGAGTGGAAGAAGATCGGCGGCGGGGCGGGAAGTGGATTCGGGGAGTTCAATACCCCGTCAGGCGTTGCAGTAGATGGCAGCGGCAATGTTTATGTAGCGGATACTAATAACCACCGCATTCAGAAATTGGATGCATCGACGAATACGTGGAGCTCATGGTCGAAGGCTGATGGAAGCTCGGGAAGCGGCCTGGGGGAATTTAAATCGCCTAGAGGCGTGGACGTTGACCCCAATGGAAACGTCTATGTAGCGGATACTGACAATCATCGCATTCAGAAGCTGGATGTTTCGACGAATACGTGGAGCGAATGGAAGAAGAGCGGCGGCGGTTCGGGAACTAATCTGGGCCAGTTTAATTTTCCAAGAGGAGTTACGGTAGACGGGGGCGGTAATGTGTATGTAGCTGACTCTCGGAACAACCGCATTCAGAAGCTGGATTTCTCGACTGTTCCAACAGGCGAGTGGAAGCTGGTCGGCGGGACGCTAGGAAGCGGTGTTGGTCAGTTTAAAAATCTATCCGATGTCACACTGGATACTAGCGGGAATATTTACGTAGCTGATACGGGAAATCACCGGATTCAGATGCTGGATGTTTCTACAAATTCGTGGAGCGAGTGGAAGAAGAGCGGCGGTGGCCCTGGAAGCGAATTAGGCGAGTTTAGGAATCCATACGGCGTAGCGGTAAACGAAAGTGGCGAGGTTTATGCAGCCGATAGCGAAAATCACCGGATTCAGAAGCTGGATGGGACGGCAGGCAATTGGAGCAACTGGGGTTATGTGGGGGCGGTCGCAGGCGATGGCCTTGGCGAATTTGCTGGTGTAACGGGAGTCGCGACAGATGATGAAGGCAATGTATACGCGGCAGACTACAACAACCATCGCATTCAGAAACAGGATGCGCTTACGGGGACATGGAGCGCGTGGGGGAAAATAGGCGGTGGCTCGGGTATTGGGCTGGGCGAATTTGAGAATCCGACTGGCGTAGCTGTCGATAGCAATGGAAACGTCTATGCAGCTGACCGTTACAATCACCGGATTCAGAGGCTGGACGTAGGGACAGGAATGTGGAGCCAGTGGGGAAAAGCAGGCGGAGGCCAGGGGAGCGGTCCTGGGGAATTTGAATACCCGGGCAGCGTTGCAGTAGACAACGACGGTAATGTCTATGTTGCCGATACGAATAACTTCCGCATTCAGAAGCTGGAGGCCTCTACCGGAACATGGAGAACCGTAGGCGGGGGAATCGGTAGAAGCGCAATAGGCGAGTTTAATTATCCTTTTGGTGTTGCGGTAGACAGAAACAAAAATATTTACGTTTCCGATACGGACAACCACCGCATCCAGAAGCTGGACATCTCCAAAGGCGAATGGGAGGAGGTTGGAAACGGTGAAGGCAGCGGCTTGGGAGAGTTTTACGAGCCGCATGGATTGACGGTAGACGCAAATGGCGATATCTACGTTGCAGACTTGGGCAATCATCGCATTCAGAAGCTGGATATAACGAATGGTGTGTGGAGCGAATGGTCAAAGAGCGGAGGCGCGGAAGGCAGCAGCCTTGGCGAATTTAGCAGCCCGACCGGTGTGGCGATTGACCGAAGTGAAAAAATATATGTAGCTGATTTCGGCAATAATCGGATTCAAAAATGGGTTTATGCTGCTCCGAGCGCTCCTATTAACGCGGCGGCTACGGCAGGCAATGGAGAAGCGACGATTAGCTTCGCTGTGCCATCCACCGATGGGGGCAGCGTGATTACCGGTTATACGGTAACTGCTAATCCAGGCGGGCTGACAGCGATAGGCTCGGGTAGTCCAATCAAAATGACCGGTTTGACGAATGGCCAATCCTACACGTTTACCGTTATTGCATCGAATAGAAGCGGTGATTCCCCTTCGTCGGTGGCAACGAATGCCGTTACGCCAATGACATATCCGGATGAACCGACCGGCGTAACAGCAACGGCAGGAAACGGAGAAGCGACGGTAAGCTTCATTGCGCCTTCCAGCGATGGAGGCAGCGCTATTACGGGCTACACGGTAACGTCTAATCCAGGTGGTGTGACAGCAAACGGTACGGGCAGCCCCATCAAGGTTACCGGCTTAACAAATGACACAGCGTACACCTTTACCGTAATCGCGATTAATGAAGTGGGCAATAGCGCGGCTTCTACTGCGTCAGTTGCTGTAATACCGCAAAGCGCTCCCATTAACAACGGTGGAGGAAGCTCGCCGTCTCAGCCGGCACCTTCAACGGCGCCGGAAGCCGGCCCATCTGGCAGTTTCGTTCTTATTAATGGCAAATCGCAGAACTTGGGATCGGCGAAAGTGACGAAGGTTGATTCCCAGACAGTAACAACGATTACCGTTGATCAGAAAAAGCTGGAAAGCCTGCTTGCAGCAGAGGCTCATTCGGCGGTAGTAACGATACAGTCGAAAGCCAATTCCGATGTGATTATCGCCGAGCTTAATGGGCAAATTATTCATGAATTGGAATCCAGGCAGGCGGTGCTGGAGCTGCAAACGGATAAAGCGATTTATCGTTTGCCGGCGCTGCAAATCGATATCGGGGCCATTGCAGATCAATTTGGCAAGTCGATTGCCTTGGAGAATATTCGCTTTCAGATCGAAATTGCTGTGCCCAAAGAACCGCTTAAGTGGACTCACGATGAGTCTGCTGGAGGCAAGATAGCCTTTGTCGTTCCACAGCTGGACTTTAGCGTGAGAGCCATATATTTGAACGAGAGCATCAATGTAAGTGAGTTCGATGCTTACGTAGAACGCAGTATTGCAATTCCTGCAGGTGTTGATGCGAGCAAAATGACGACGGGGGTTGTAATCGAAGCGGACGGGACGCTGCGCCATGTCCCAACGAAAATAGTAGTACGCGATGGAGTTTCTTATGCTAAGGTGAGCAGCCTGACGAACAGTGTCTATTCCTTAATCTGGCACCCGCTGGCGTTCAAGGATGCAGAGGGACACTGGGCAAAACAAGCGGTTAACGATTTGGGCTCGCGCCTGATCGTTAAAGGGGACGCGAACGGCATGTTTAATCCCAATCAAGAGGTAACCCGAGCGGAGTTCGCGGCGATTCTGATCCGTGCTCTGGGCTTGCAGCCCAAAGTGCAGGGGACGAGCTTCGTCGATGTTGCTCCAAACAGCTGGTTCGCTGGAGATTTGGGCACAGCGTCCCACTATCGCTTAATCAGTGGCTTCGGGGATGGGACGATGCGTCCGAACGATAAAATGACGCGCGAGCAAGCGATGACCCTCCTAGCCCGAGCAATGCTGCTGACGAAATTGAAGGAGAAAACATCGCCAGCAGCAGGGCAGGCGCTGGACGCTTTCACCGACAAAGGTGCGGTATCGAGCTGGGCTAAGGAAGGCATTATCGACAGCTTGAGCTATGGATTAGTAACAGGACGAAACGGAAATGAACTCGCTCCAGACGCATTTATTACCCGAGCGGAAGTGGCTGTTCTCGTTCAGAAGCTGTTGAGCAAATCGGATTTAATTTAGATAAATATCTATCTTTAGATAAAGAAGACTCAAGCTCCACTGACGGTGGTTCTTGAGTCTTCTTTGTTTGAATGTTGGCATTCCACTCAGATCCCAACGATTGTAACCTTTTTTCGCAGGCCCTCAGCCTTACTTTTATGGCTCCATTTATATCGTTTCTGCTTTTTAAGCTCATTTTCAGCTTTGCTTCATTCGATTTTCAGGGAAAAGGCGCACAATCTCTCATAGTGAAGCAAGAGACGGAAGCGAAAGGGCGGCTGAGCCATGGCAGTAATCAAAAAACAGCGCGTGGATGCCATATTAATGGTATGTATCCTCGTATCGGCATTTTTGAATGGATTTTTAATCTGGACAGATGACCATGTCAATACGTATTACACGACTACGGTCGCAAGCATGCTGCAAAGCTTCCACAATTTTTTCTTTGCAACCGTAGATTCTGGAGGCTTTGTAACCGTTGATAAGCCGCCAGTCACGTTCTGGGTGCAGACGGCTTTTGCCTATGTGCTGGGCCTGCATGGCTGGAGCGTGATTTTGCCCCAAGCATTAGCAGGTATTGGCTCGACGATTTTGCTGTATGTGCTGCTCAAACCGTCCTTTGGCCTTACGGCAGCACGAATCGGAGCAGCAGCGATGGCAACGATGCCGGTTGCGGTTGCCGTGAGCCGGACGAATAATATCGATAGCATGCTCGTTTTTACGCTGCTGCTTGCCGTGTGGCTGTTATTCCGGGGAACGAAGCAGGGCAAGGCGCTTTGGCTAATAGGCGCTTTTGCCGTCATAGGTGTTGGATTTAATATGAAAATGATGGAAGCCTACATGGTGCTTCCGGCGTTTTATTTATTTGCTTTAATGGCGTGGAAGGGCAAATGGTTTAAAAAAATCAGCCTGTTGGCAGGGGCGACCGCCATTATGCTCGTCATTTCCTTGTCCTGGGCCGTAACAGTTGATTCTATTTCAACAGATAATCGGCCTTATGTGGGCAGCAGCCAGACAAACTCCGTGTTGGAGCTGGCTTTCGGGTATAACGGACTTTCAAGGCTGACTGGAAATCGCGGAGGCAGTGCAGGCTCGATGATGGGGCCGCAGCAGCTTCCAGCGGTTGGAAACACAGCTTTTGCCCAGACGAATATTGTAAATAGCTGGTTCAGCGGCGATGTGCCAGGCGGGAACCGCAGCATTGCGGCTGTAGAGCAGGATGGGCAGGGGGCGAGCGGCGATGGTGCCAGCCGCCGTGGTGGAAGCGGTCAGGGCGCAGATAACAATAACAATTATGGCGGCGGTGCCGGAAATTTTGGCAGTGGCAGAAGCGGTAATGATGGCGGAGCTGGTGGGTTCTCAGGAGGGATTGGGGGAGCAACTGGAGCTGGCGGTTTTAACGGCGGTCCGGGTGGCGGAATGGACGGCATGGGTGGTCGCGGCGGCTTTGGCGGCGGCAGCTCAGGCGGCATGTTTGGAACAGGAACGGCAGGGCCGCTTCGTCTATTTCAAGCCGAGCTGTCCGGTCAAGCAAGCTGGTTTTTGCCTTTTATATTTGTAAGCTGCGTGGGCTTGCTGGCTAGCATTCGCAGACGGAATATGACGATGAAGCATAAGGAAGCGTTGTTCTGGCTGGCGTGGCTGGTACCGGTTATGGCCTTTTTCAGCGTCGCAGGTTTTTTTCATCAATATTATTTAATTATGATGGGCCCCCCGATTGCTGCACTGCTTGGAGCAGGCTGGAGTGAGCTGTGGAGACAATATCGCAGCAAAGAGGGCTGGGTCAGCTGGCTGCTGCCGCTCGCTATTGCCGCAACAGCGGGGTTCGAATGGTACATTATGCATCCATTTGACGCGACAATTGGCAGCG from the Paenibacillus sp. BIHB 4019 genome contains:
- a CDS encoding response regulator transcription factor, encoding MSVKGIKLLLVDDEPHIVQFLELGLLNEGADVRTASNGEEAIMVASDFRPHVVILDVMMPGMNGFEVCQALKATGDNIAIIMLTAKDETQDRVKGLRIGADDYVIKPFSFEELLARIQARLRNQFPNLLGEVVYGPFRIDDLRKELSYMDQVLELSPTEYELLKFIVMNNGIVLSKALILDKVWGYHFGGEENIVEVYIRSLREKLQDKEHRLIRTLRGSGYRMDLP
- a CDS encoding S-layer homology domain-containing protein translates to MNRGYVKHFSRKLWIWSIIISMVVLPVSGVSAQAENWSQYAKLGITMNDKLGSFNLPVSVSVYGSNSVYVADSNNHRIQRLNVSTGEWSEWKKIGGGAGSGFGEFNTPSGVAVDGSGNVYVADTNNHRIQKLDASTNTWSSWSKADGSSGSGLGEFKSPRGVDVDPNGNVYVADTDNHRIQKLDVSTNTWSEWKKSGGGSGTNLGQFNFPRGVTVDGGGNVYVADSRNNRIQKLDFSTVPTGEWKLVGGTLGSGVGQFKNLSDVTLDTSGNIYVADTGNHRIQMLDVSTNSWSEWKKSGGGPGSELGEFRNPYGVAVNESGEVYAADSENHRIQKLDGTAGNWSNWGYVGAVAGDGLGEFAGVTGVATDDEGNVYAADYNNHRIQKQDALTGTWSAWGKIGGGSGIGLGEFENPTGVAVDSNGNVYAADRYNHRIQRLDVGTGMWSQWGKAGGGQGSGPGEFEYPGSVAVDNDGNVYVADTNNFRIQKLEASTGTWRTVGGGIGRSAIGEFNYPFGVAVDRNKNIYVSDTDNHRIQKLDISKGEWEEVGNGEGSGLGEFYEPHGLTVDANGDIYVADLGNHRIQKLDITNGVWSEWSKSGGAEGSSLGEFSSPTGVAIDRSEKIYVADFGNNRIQKWVYAAPSAPINAAATAGNGEATISFAVPSTDGGSVITGYTVTANPGGLTAIGSGSPIKMTGLTNGQSYTFTVIASNRSGDSPSSVATNAVTPMTYPDEPTGVTATAGNGEATVSFIAPSSDGGSAITGYTVTSNPGGVTANGTGSPIKVTGLTNDTAYTFTVIAINEVGNSAASTASVAVIPQSAPINNGGGSSPSQPAPSTAPEAGPSGSFVLINGKSQNLGSAKVTKVDSQTVTTITVDQKKLESLLAAEAHSAVVTIQSKANSDVIIAELNGQIIHELESRQAVLELQTDKAIYRLPALQIDIGAIADQFGKSIALENIRFQIEIAVPKEPLKWTHDESAGGKIAFVVPQLDFSVRAIYLNESINVSEFDAYVERSIAIPAGVDASKMTTGVVIEADGTLRHVPTKIVVRDGVSYAKVSSLTNSVYSLIWHPLAFKDAEGHWAKQAVNDLGSRLIVKGDANGMFNPNQEVTRAEFAAILIRALGLQPKVQGTSFVDVAPNSWFAGDLGTASHYRLISGFGDGTMRPNDKMTREQAMTLLARAMLLTKLKEKTSPAAGQALDAFTDKGAVSSWAKEGIIDSLSYGLVTGRNGNELAPDAFITRAEVAVLVQKLLSKSDLI
- a CDS encoding glycosyltransferase family 39 protein encodes the protein MAVIKKQRVDAILMVCILVSAFLNGFLIWTDDHVNTYYTTTVASMLQSFHNFFFATVDSGGFVTVDKPPVTFWVQTAFAYVLGLHGWSVILPQALAGIGSTILLYVLLKPSFGLTAARIGAAAMATMPVAVAVSRTNNIDSMLVFTLLLAVWLLFRGTKQGKALWLIGAFAVIGVGFNMKMMEAYMVLPAFYLFALMAWKGKWFKKISLLAGATAIMLVISLSWAVTVDSISTDNRPYVGSSQTNSVLELAFGYNGLSRLTGNRGGSAGSMMGPQQLPAVGNTAFAQTNIVNSWFSGDVPGGNRSIAAVEQDGQGASGDGASRRGGSGQGADNNNNYGGGAGNFGSGRSGNDGGAGGFSGGIGGATGAGGFNGGPGGGMDGMGGRGGFGGGSSGGMFGTGTAGPLRLFQAELSGQASWFLPFIFVSCVGLLASIRRRNMTMKHKEALFWLAWLVPVMAFFSVAGFFHQYYLIMMGPPIAALLGAGWSELWRQYRSKEGWVSWLLPLAIAATAGFEWYIMHPFDATIGSGWSLAVLVGGMAASLLLIGWRIAKQKQKQAKSLIRQSSRATEGDEAGADAGANTELYSGKLSYEQGGYLTANAGVQNGKHAASRRKIWQQPAINLIALLGLLVLFIGPAYWAATPIVYGQSSQLPEAGPDQTNASSRDEPLNEAALAFLKAHNTGEKYLFATNSYSTAAPYIIDSGENVIILGGYSGSDPVLSVDRLKALVAAGELKYFLVSQGGRGGSNNNELTQWITSHGKQVESSDWQTTDVGRNAADNSDTASDNSGVFNSSNSSAGISGSSNGFFTDRNSDNSFRGFGGGGSNITIYEVTPEAALLSGNE